A single genomic interval of Plasmodium brasilianum strain Bolivian I chromosome Unknown PB_00_06, whole genome shotgun sequence harbors:
- a CDS encoding STP1 protein gives MEKCLPTYSKVYGNTVLRYQREPRFTNVVNHIKSIINDIIVKKDKEQLRNKCLYLARYLIVNKTPPDYYISQKEIWEKALNVWLSPYYEKLDKLGGCPLIMDEKHLEILKLKYEVDDFCKKRNTDLTDIKRLKQRPQSDESYSSKCEEYNAWIEERNEHFMTKKKLIESCYDRNQTEKDTKKICNIMDPQNFKKQLNCTPSHPVPPGQVLAETKNKSSSEGEKKIESKFTTQDINQQVVPDVLETAAQPRSQHDEHSAPEKDIENEPTTLSPGTAPSEALSTKTENTHAKCVKSPQSELSEPKCFVSLDSEKPPDSTPLHTKPDVSRKTQDFQIVSFPSARSNVATDFPAVTVQSKIPIIFKKKKKIKRRQAKFLKILTSSYSCAKNEFVKHNKMEYPLYDDEEITKKIKILEHNMNNNINASKQNKRRYKTIIEVHMQILEEYRNEEWEYIKGEFIEICLELLTKGEHNTYPYLTNDKLIMGNTKSINQIGKQKILWNKWIEKHQNLADKLKKEHWFNNLKNDWKRELANLKKREELKNDPDEIQNIPFSQREKDIWRQWISEKCIIIKQYIEQDLLNYLTNELQIIPDDYDNEKIKDSLPLINIGELSNKEDCQELYKYIKKKLLTKLCILVLMSVLEECKKEHDIENNESHLDNYIIEFKEKENSDSKKELIENISDFNRHFLENIENPDFSTDDSFMKELENWIIEDNTNANYMEKENTADKYY, from the exons ATACCAAAGGGAACCACGTTTTACAAATGTCGTAAATCATATAAAGAGTATTATTAATGACATTATTGTTAAGAAAGATAAAGAACAATTAAGGAATAAATGCCTATATTTGGCTAGATATCTAATTGTCAATAAGACTCCTCCAGATTATTACATAtcacaaaaagaaatatggGAAAAGGCATTAAATGTATGGTTAAGTCCTTATTATGAAAAGCTAGATAAACTAGGAGGATGCCCTTTGATTATGGACGAAAAACatttagaaattttaaaattaaaatatgaagtaGATGATTTCtgtaaaaagagaaataccGATCTGACAGATATAAAACGGTTGAAGCAAAGACCTCAATCTGATGAGAGTTATTCAAGTAAATGTGAAGAATATAATGCATGGATAGAAGAAAGAAATGAGCATTttatgacaaaaaaaaaacttattgAATCGTGTTACGATAGAAACCAAACAGAAAAAGATACAAAAAAGATTTGCAACATAATGGATcctcaaaattttaaaaaacagcTTAACTGCACGCCCTCCCATCCAGTACCACCTGGTCAAGTTCTAGctgaaacaaaaaacaagAGTTCATCTGAaggcgaaaaaaaaattgaaagtaAATTTACAACTCAAGATATAAACCAACAAGTTGTACCAGATGTGCTAGAAACTGCAGCTCAACCTAGATCCCAACATGATGAGCATAGTGCTCCCGAAAAAGATATTGAAAACGAACCTACAACTCTATCCCCAGGAACAGCTCCATCTGAAGCATTATCAACAAAAACAGAAAATACGCACGCTAAATGTGTAAAATCTCCCCAATCTGAATTATCAGAACCTAAATGTTTTGTTTCTTTAGATTCAGAAAAACCTCCTGATTCTACACCACTACATACAAAACCTGATGTCTCCAGAAAAACCCAGGACTTTCAAATTGTTTCTTTTCCTTCTGCAAGGTCAAATGTTGCTACAGATTTTCCTGCGGTCACTGTGCAGTCTAAAATTCCAA taatatttaaaaaaaaaaaaaagataaaaagaagaCAAGCGAAATTTCTGAAAATACTAACATCTTCTTATTCTTGCGCAAAAAACGAATttgtaaaacataataaGATGGAATATCCATTATATGATGATGAAGAgatcacaaaaaaaataaaaatacttgaACATaacatgaataataatataaacgcATCAAAGCAAAACAAACGTAGATACAAAACTATCATAGAAGTACATATGCAAATACTCGAAGAATACAGAAATGAAGAATGGGAGTACATAAAAGGAGaatttatagaaatatgCTTAGAATTGTTAACAAAAGGGGAACACAATACATACCCTTATTTGACTAATGACAAACTCATAATGGGAAATACAAAAAGTATTAATCAAAtaggaaaacaaaaaatattatggaaTAAATGGATAGAAAAACATCAAAATCTTGCTGACAAATTGAAAAAGGAACATtggtttaataatttaaaaaatgattggAAAAGAGAACTAgctaacttaaaaaaaagagaagaattaaaaaatgatcctgatgaaattcaaaatattccattttcacaaagagaaaaagatatatggaGACAGTGGATATCAGAGAAGTGTATAATTATTAAGCAATATATTGAACAGGACTTACTTAACTATTTAACTAATGAACTCCAGATTATACCAGATGATtatgataatgaaaaaattaaagattcTTTGccattaattaatataggAGAATTATCGAACAAAGAAGACTGccaagaattatataaatatataaaaaaaaaattattaacaaaactATGTATACTCGTTCTTATGTCAGTATTAGAAGAATGCAAAAAAGAGCATGAcattgaaaataatgaatcaCATTTGGATAATTACATAATTGAatttaaggaaaaagaaaattcagatagtaaaaaagaattaatagaAAACATAAGTGACTTTAACCGacattttttggaaaatatagaaaatccTGATTTTTCAACAGACGATAGCTTTATGAAAGAGTTAGAAAATTGGATAATAGAAGATAATACAAATGCAAATTATATGGAAAAGGAGAATACTGCAGACAAATACTactga